The Topomyia yanbarensis strain Yona2022 chromosome 3, ASM3024719v1, whole genome shotgun sequence nucleotide sequence aacagtgcactacaccggtgtagtcgatgCTATAGGTTTGGGCAGATTTCGAGTACGTTTATCGTGGGTAAGCCCCACTTAGTACTTGTAGCCACTATTCAGAGCATCCTATTTGCAGAATCACGCATTAATACATTAATTctatcacccttattcttgtttgcGACGAATGCGAGATTTGCACGAAAGCGGTTCCAACTAATAGTAAGCCAGTTTGATTTTGCTGTTATAAACGAGAATACGAACCACTTTCGTTCGAATATCGCATTCATCGTAAACAACAGTAAGGGTGTATATCTTCgaggagctttattttttgtttagatTTTACTAATAAAGTTGCTCTGTATAATTCTctcaaaattcttcaaaaagTCCTTTGTGCAAATAAGAGCCTGTCTTTAGCCAAACAAATTTATTCTATTCATCGCACATATTAAACGATCTTAGGGGCGCCCCGAGCTATAACAAATTACGTTTGATCACCGGTATGAACATTCCATGTCTTATATAAacatacttcattatttatataaataaaaatatcaattctTATTAACAGGTAAGTTTTTATTCACAAGGACTAAGATTTTGAGTAGGTCATTGCAGTTCATTCAATTCACTTGGTCATGCACAGAGGTTTACTTTCACGGCAAACAAATAAACTAGTATATTTACTGAATTTCTTATATAATACTTATATAACTCTTTTTCGAAGCCTCTTTTGGTAAGCTTGGTATTTGCCTGTAGCATATTCTTCAATCGGTAGGCAGAAATTGAGTTTCCACCTCCGTTCGCAGCTCAGCATTCTCCATGATCAACTGTTTAATCATCTTCCGGGATTTGTAGATCTCTTTGGTGAGACGTACGATTTTCTCCCTTAGATGATGATCCATCGAAGTGCAGCAGATAAACTTGTGCTGTTCAGGTTTGGTGCAGTTGCGATTTCCGGCGGACCACTTTACGTAAGCCCGCTCCAGCGTGGTAACGATGTTCATCAAATTAATACAGTCCCAGTCGTTGTTGTCGGTGGAAACAAGCGACAGGTAGGGGAAGTTTTGCTCCACATCCTCGATACGCATATCGATTAGCTCGTTCCCATGGAGATAGATGTTTTCCAGTGCCGGAAATGTATCGAAAACTGCTAAatcaatgaataaaaatttgttgtGAGCGAGATTCAGGTTTCGAAGTGATTTCGCTGGTGCCGGAATGCCATTGTCTATAATCCACAGGTGATTGTTGTTCAGTTTTATTTCCTTGAGGTTTTTCATGAAGGCGAATATTACAAAATCGATTGTTATGAGCTCATTGTAGGACACATCCAGTTCAATCAAATTAcggaatttgaaaatattgttgatgtTGGCTATATTATTACGTGATAGATTTAGGTGAGTCAGTTGAAAGAAATCACCCTGATCCATTAGTATTCTGCTGACTTGGTTTTCCTGTGCATTTAAGGTACGAAGATATTTGGTCACAAGAACTTCGTccaaatagtttttacctataTCTAATATTTCCAATTTGTTTAATCCAACGAGCTGCGTCATGTTGAATGTATTGATCATATTTGTAGAAAGATTCAGTTCTCTTAACATCGAGCAAAGAATGAATTGGTCATCGttaatttctttaattttgttGTTCTGCAATTCCAGCACTTGAAGTTCTTCTAATCCGGAAAATAAACTCTCCGGTAACTTTTCAATCAAATTATCGTCCATGTATAGCTGCCGCAAATGACCTAGTCCGTCAAATGCATGTTCCTCAAGATATTTGATGGTATTGTTGTACAGCGATAAAATCTCCAGTTGCAGTGCACCATTAAACACAAAGTTATTCAGTTTGGAAATTTTGTTGTTATACAAATGCAGCTCCTGCAGTCGTTGTGCGTTTGCAAAGGTGCCACCAAGGAGCTTCTGGATATTGCACGCATCACTCGAAAGATACTGAATTGCAGGAAatgtttcgaatatttttttcggtAGCACCACCATCGAACAATCGCGGAATGCAATACTTGTATCGTTGAAATTCTGCTCACCGAAGAAGATACTGTCGGCTTCTGACTCGCTTCTAATGATCACATCGCGAAACAGGCAGTCGTAGTAGTTTGCCGTCAAAGTACAGTTGAACTTTATTTCCCGCCGACCGTCGACAATTTGTGCCAAGATACACAGTCCTATCAAGCTGCAAATGCATGGCTTGCGATGAAAGATATTTTTTCGGTTAATTATATAGTTCTACTTACACGAAATACCAAAATGATGGCGCCATTTCTCTGTGAGCGTTCTTAACAAGCACAACTTTGTTGCTCTGTTCTTAAGATTGCGGACTCGATGCTGCTTCCTTATCAGTTCACTGTCATGAACATATGTTTCCGCGATGATCAGTTTGAAACTGTTCGAGTGCGCTACATGTACTACAGTAACTTGGAAGTCGTTACTACTGTGCGAATTCCGTTCACAAACAGTTACTTATTCTGCAATCTGCTTTATAGTATTTGTCAATATAGTTTCCGGGTATTGAATTTACGAATGTTAAATAGCTAGATGAATTGTCGAAGAGCGTAAAAAATTGTACgacattattaaaaatttgtttattcgaTAATAATTTATTATTAGCTAGATATAATATATATCATACAAAGATGGATACAATTAAGTATTTCGTCTGTGGAAAATATCATAATTGTCCTAACACTGACACAGCAGTTCTACGTTGTAAATACAACTAGCGTTTCTGAAGCGTACACTACATGCTGGTATTCTCTACTCGAATTGTGATAACCGTAATATGGCCAGAGGTGTCAAGCGTATGGTAGGTaatctgaaatgaaaaatagtaaACAATGTCAATGAGCGCATATGTAACTCTGTACATGAAAATTCTATGTGTTATAAATAAGATTAGGTAGATAATAGCTGGAAATGATTGATTGAGAACAACAATCAAACAGCATGGATGTTCGCCTTTTTTGTGACACAGCTGAATTGAATAATTATGGACTTCTCATTGATATtatcaaatacaatattttcacaaatatcaGTACCGCTGAAGTACTAACTAATCGATTTCTTGAATGCCCCACATCCAAGTACAAAAGGAATGACATTACATTATGTTACCTTGATCATTCTAGATCACAAAAGATTAGAAAACCATCCCTCCAATACAATTAGCAAACAGTTCCAAATGTAAgattccaaaaacatataacatGTGAATCTTTGTAAATTGTAAacgtaatttcaaattttaattttgaagtatatTTTTGCTAGGGGCTTTTCGTCTCTGGTAGAACCACACCATTACAAACAATTCAATATcgtttaaccttccggaagacGCACttgtgcactgagtgcacgctgctactctgaaaatctagcgaaatcgtcttagtgcaccagcggctgctcgttcagtaggCCATTTGcgtgacttccggagggttaagagtcactttttcaaaatttcgttacTAATCGTTtccgattttgatgaaaatttcagcaTTTGTTTGTGCATATGTGTCGAATATTAGATTCCTACTTTGAGTGAAAGTGGGGTAAAAACACTTCTCTAATTCTGGTTTAACACACTATAACCTACAATTCTCAGAAGTGAATAGAATTATGTGAAAATTCCAATTCCATCAAAAACTGTATCAAAGATTATAGGAAACACAAAATCactctttgaaatgattttaaaagtGAAATATATCATGTATAAAATACATACGCtcatataaaatatattggaaaatccacctaacagtgagatgagacaatTTTtatacatatcactgttggatcgttcattagtttgcagaactcacgcgAAGTTAGCTCCCAATTAGAGGTGAGATGGACACAATTCGAGTCATGTACGAATAAAATctcaaataaactaaataaatcaTTGAGAAtcaatgaaacaaataaaatgtaaataatcatgatacaaaaaaaattaaaagtgctATCAAATTCGCCTGTTTTGATcaagtgctagaagctgctcaaattTTACCTTCCGATCGTCAATATACATCTCCTgtaaagttttcaatagttcaATTTGTAGTAGAAGATAGTCTAAATCGATAGGATATATcagtttttaaaaatgtttcaagatAACGAAGGTATATCAATATAAAACAATTGCAATGAATTCAGTTCTACGAATGGCTCTTGTAGCTGTTTGTGTTCGAATAAAAGGTATTAGTAATAGTAATTAATTAGCCTTACTAGTTTTATGACGAAATCTTGTCTAACCTCAAAGCTGTTTGtaaacgttgttgtttataaattacatgagcatgggggttaacaaaatcaataaaacgaatagaatgaataaaataagcaaaatgaaaaaagatcaaatgaatgaaaagaaaaaaataaacagaacaaattgaaaaatcaaacaaaattttaaaagttatgaaattataataaattaacctaTCTTGGTCATAACAGGTATTCCGTAACTCCAATATTTTTAAGGAACAGCGGTTTTGGAATCTCATATGTGCTTTCATCTATGTTATTCGTTATGTTTCCTTTATTATTGTAttgaattaatttattagtttgTTTTGTTcctattatttatttcattcattttatttattttattcatattattttttcaaattaatattaataaaaattagtcTGATTATTAGAATGAAGAATGTGAATGAAATgagaaaatgaattaaatgcatAATATGAATACAGTGAATAAAACAAGTTAAATTAATGATacgaataaaatgcatgaaattaataaatcaatcaaaatgaatccaaagaatgaaatgaaatgaaagaaCTGCACAAAATGAGTATATAGAAGAAAAccaatgtttcagaaaattctGAAAAGTTTGTGATAATTTCATTATTTGGAAAatggctaattaatatacaatgcaCTTTCTAGTGTTTATATTCTTGTTTGTCTTCACATTCtcgtttaagtttttttttttcgtggtttAAAATTATCTGGTGTTGGTGGGCCTTCTTAATTAGTCGTCAGGGAACTGGAATGTTAAATTTGTTTTGGAGTCCAAAGATGTCTTTTTGCTCACGGATTTCTGAAAAAAAGGTTGTTGGtaaagaatagaattttcaagtCTATTATTTTCACGcgtaattggaaatagtaaactgaggTAAGGTCAAATGTGCTTTCAAGACCCTTAAACGGAGAGCGACAAAGAGAATGCGATTCatgtagggggggggggggcatgaCGACACTTGGccaggttttcagttaaacctacgtaaatctctaaaaaagttttcaaaactcACTGAAATGTAATATACCAAGAGCCATTATTTCTTCGTTTACGAACCGTTTTCGGATAATTAAACGTACGTGAGTCAGTGGCAATACGCAAAAACAGCTAAATATGACAATTGCAACAATATACGAAGGTGTGCTTGACGATAACACGGTAACTAGCTTAATTCCTTGAGAAAGGCGTAATACATgtagccgaaacgtcggatgataagtaaatattccgtttgttaaatatttcaaagacTGGAAGCCGAACATAACCCCTATAAAAAGAACTCCACCAACAGTCGTTAGTTTTCTCGTAATATACAAAAGTATTGTGCATATTTATGTTTTTTGTAGTATtgttaatttactttttcaaaaattatgaaagtttttctgtgataatTTTTTCTGGCCAAGTCTCCCCATAgcgggagacttgaccaaggcaaGACTTGAACcaaatatcagaaaaaataaTGGCATAAAACATGCTGTAATCATTTTTCCCATATTGTCGAAGACCTTAGATACCAgtagaaaatataaaagggttgtatttcataaatattgatttttaaaatgTATTTCCATTTTGGGATTCGCTGTACTGATTGCATTTTTACACGTCACGAAATTAGCCACATACATAACTGCTAACGTTTTTTACTAGTACTATAAAGATATAGACTAGTATATTTAAGGTAGGATGTTTTTTGTAGTGATTAACATTCACAGTGGGAATCACAGAATtgaaaatatcagaaatttcGTATTTTCTTCAGCTTATTACCACTTGGTCAAGGCTCCCCATTAAATTTTAATAGGTCTCCCTGACATTAGCTGTTAAgttcaatgtcgtgcaaattttataaaaaactattccaatattccgactagtgtaaaatcatttcactacttcataaGGAATCACACGATATATTATTTctataaaaaattaattaatctaGTGGGTGTGTTcatacatcatttaatgcaaattcacagtggcgtagtaagaaaatttttcggggggggatatgaattttttttgtatatatatatgaaaaaatgttcaaaaatattctgagcaggaaaaaaatgttcaaaaccaacAACTAAGGGAatgggtttgggtagtcaaggtaggaaagctagctgttggtatagaatcaatactcttcccctacgaggacaatctgggcggcaaacttcagactgtctaatttactaagCCCTTCAATTCCCTTGTGCAATTCAGTACCACTTTCTCGTtaagcttccgactggttcgcgaactactcggtctagtccccgacgatagatctagcctactccgacgaaaagttccccggcgagagaagttcgaaagctaaccaaccagccaggtgctgcggtcagttcggcgattccggtagagtagggcatccggtttgatAGCGCCCCGGCGTGGTGTATCGTTGCGAtatacgcggtctcgttcccggcggtgaatttgACTGtcgctgacggagaggtcccagacgaaagaagttctcccgataccgattcttatttggtttcagtgctacaacttcttgagccctttggctccgtgaccggtgccatttagcaccgcaactgctttaagccctttagttctcttcttgggccacttagcactacttccttgatgatccattccgctcctcgacttgttcgcgaacaactcggtctattcCCCGACGAttgacctgacctactccgacagagaattccctggcgagagaagttctccggagatcgagctaatcagctaggtgccgaggtcagttcggcgattctggtgaagcagggtgtccggtgcactggtgcgccgatgacccgcgactagtggtgtctcgtcgctgtctactcagtctagtccccagcggtgaatctagcttacgctaacggagagttccctggcgaaaaaagttctcccaatatcgattcttctttggttttcgctatttttctatcggaacaaccggtggggtgccgtggtcggtctgacgaatccgtatggagcgtgacgtccggttcgctggcgtttcgacgactcatactcgctgctctgttgcagtctactcgagtAATCCTCGGCGGCtaatctagcttattcctgcggagagttccctggcggtgattgctctcccgaaaccgttgttcgatgtccattccattgtaagacggtcatgatctacatcagcggttctcaacctttttcgtaccacggactccttagatatcacactgggttgctgcggacccccatagataaacatcaattttgtatgctatcaatatgttattttcaatttgttaggaaacatgacttgaaatttcaatatgcactcggaaaatatatttttcttcgcggaccccaggttgagaatcactgatctatatcatatctctgtttactgcgttccacgtctctacgtcgcttgtcattatgtaggctacattatccgggttgatgtccggtcctcccatattaagtagctccctgcacgtcacttcaaacctcggacattcaaagactctgctcggacatt carries:
- the LOC131692886 gene encoding leucine-rich repeat-containing protein 15-like produces the protein MAPSFWYFVLIGLCILAQIVDGRREIKFNCTLTANYYDCLFRDVIIRSESEADSIFFGEQNFNDTSIAFRDCSMVVLPKKIFETFPAIQYLSSDACNIQKLLGGTFANAQRLQELHLYNNKISKLNNFVFNGALQLEILSLYNNTIKYLEEHAFDGLGHLRQLYMDDNLIEKLPESLFSGLEELQVLELQNNKIKEINDDQFILCSMLRELNLSTNMINTFNMTQLVGLNKLEILDIGKNYLDEVLVTKYLRTLNAQENQVSRILMDQGDFFQLTHLNLSRNNIANINNIFKFRNLIELDVSYNELITIDFVIFAFMKNLKEIKLNNNHLWIIDNGIPAPAKSLRNLNLAHNKFLFIDLAVFDTFPALENIYLHGNELIDMRIEDVEQNFPYLSLVSTDNNDWDCINLMNIVTTLERAYVKWSAGNRNCTKPEQHKFICCTSMDHHLREKIVRLTKEIYKSRKMIKQLIMENAELRTEVETQFLPTD